The Gasterosteus aculeatus chromosome 8, fGasAcu3.hap1.1, whole genome shotgun sequence genome has a window encoding:
- the osbpl1a gene encoding oxysterol-binding protein-related protein 1 isoform X2, whose protein sequence is MRPHGGARPRESPDHRGSAPLGTGTVEAGSMEEPEEQFLQFARNGDLPGLQRLLLSTMREETHIDINCRGKRKSNLGWTPLHLASYFGHKDVVEELLKVGADVNLPNNVGDTALHKAAFTGRKEVVMLLLHYGACAAVINGTAQIPKDVTQSAEIRGMLGAAQRTEERKQEEELLEAAREGDLSTLTRLLSRKKSPDINCTDLLGNTPLHSAAYRGQRPCVLKLLRGGASANVENNKGQTALDLASSAAIKLVLEGTAHRGGTRHVKKHQGLLWKSSRFFGWRSYWVVLQDGVMSWYSKQSDAASNVSRQGCKSLTRSQCLVRDKDSCFFTLKCFDDSLHHFKVSPKSDPEATAKAWLQAVEEHSAYSTHYCSQEQGSEEEEHEEEAKSLGELTESLQAAEAHQEELEEEVEALVSMLRDGGLAESFPSTVTQKLQEIRVLSGETSACLRVCLGFLSRQEVVSSLLHGRLILSSGRRLCKDKSSSSYIQILIVTRVRSLRLEQQVEKNRILSEALQTLATEHHQLEQSVVGGPPPPSEDEFHDAVSESDSEASLSGFETVASRSCEDEDVMSSSSPPGVSGEDRRGDEEESQPNGTVKHRTSLPAPMFSRNDFSIWSILRNCIGMELSKITMPVIFNEPLSFLQRLTEYMEHTYLLQRANACPDSTQRMKCVAAFAVSAVASQWERTGKPFNPLLGETYELVREDLGFRLLSEQVSHHPPVSAFHAEGLQQDFVFHGSIYPKLKFWGKSVEAEPKGLITLELPKHNEAYTWTNPTCCVHNIIVGQLWIEQYGTMELLNHRTGEKCCLNFKPCGLFGKELHKVEGHILDKSRKKLCALYGKWTECLYAVEPAAFEAHKKSDKKATAQKKGGKAGSSDALEEVPSPAADTVEMIPGSQLLWRIAPRPANSTQMYSFTSFAMQLNELHTEMEASLPRTDCRLRPDIRAMENGDIDVASEEKKRLEEKQRATRKDRSKCDEEWKTRWFQQGPNPHTDSQDWLFCSAYWDRKYSQLPDIY, encoded by the exons ATGCGACCCCACGGGGGGGCCCGGCCCCGAGAGAGCCCCGACCACCGCGGATCTGCTCCCCTTGGGACCGGAACAGTGGAAGCA GGGTCCatggaggagccggaggagcagTTCCTCCAGTTCGCCCGAAACGGGGACCTGCCGGGGCTTCAGAGGCTGCTCCTGTCCACCATGAGGGAGGAGACGCACATCGACATCAACTGCAGAG GGAAGAGGAAGTCTAATCTGGGATGGACGCCTCTTCACTTGGCCTCGTACTTTGGACACAaagacgtggtggaggagttacTTAAG GTTGGTGCAGACGTTAACCTGCCCAACAACGTCGGAGACACGGCGCTGCACAAAGCCGCCTTCACTGGGAGAAAG GAGGttgtcatgctgctgctgcactacGGCGCATGCGCCGCTGTCATCAACGGGACGGCACAGATTCCCAAAGATGTCACTCAAAGTGCAGAGATCAGAGGCATGTTGGGAG CCGCCCAGAgaacggaggagaggaaacaggaggaggaactgCTGGAAGCTGCTCGAGAAGGAGACCTGTCCACTTTAACTCGGCTG CTCAGCAGGAAGAAGAGTCCAGACATCAACTGCACGGACCTGCTGGGAAACACGCCGCTGCACTCGGCGGCCTATCGGGGCCAGAGGCCGTGCGTCCTGAAGCTGCTGAGGGGCGGAGCCAGCGCCAACGTGGAGAACAACAAAG GCCAGACGGCCTTGGACCTGGCGAGCAGTGCGGCGATCAAGCTGGTCCTCGAAGGCACCGCTCACAGA GGTGGGACCCGGCACGTGAAGAAGCACCAGGGCCTCCTCTGGAAG AGCTCCAGGTTCTTCGGCTGGCGCTCCTACTGGGTCGTCCTCCAGGACGGGGTCATGTCCTGGTACTCCAAACA GTCGGATGCAGCGTCCAACGTGAGCAGACAGGGCTGCAAGTCTCTGACGCGCTCTCAGTGTTTG GTCCGAGACAAAGACAGCTGCTTTTTCACCCTCAAGTGCTTCGATGACAGCTTGCATCACTTCAAAGTGTCGCCTAAGAGCGACCCGGAGGCGACGGCCAAA GCCTGGCTGCAGGCGGTGGAGGAGCACTCCGCTTACAGCACCCACTACTGCTCCCAGGAGCaaggcagcgaggaggaggagcacgaggaggaggCCAAGTCCCTCGGGGAGCTGACGGAGTCGCTGCAG GCGGCGGAGGCCcaccaggaggagctggaggaggaggtggaagcgCTGGTCTCCATGCTGAGGGACGGCGGACTGGCTGAGA GTTTTCCGTCCACTGTGACGCAGAAATTACAAGAGATCCGTGTGCTGTCTGGCGAGACGAGCGCGTGTCTCCGTGTCTGTCTTGGCTTCCTgtccagacaggaagtggtgagCAGTCTTCTTCATGGTCGGTTGATTTTGTCCTCAGGACGTCGTCTCTGCAAAGACAAGTCGAGCTCTTCATACATACAAATACTTATTGTGACACGA GTGCGCAGCCTGCGActggagcagcaggtggagaagAACCGGATCCTGTCGGAGGCGCTGCAGACTTTGGCCACAGAGCACCACCAGCTGGAGCAGTCGGTGGTCGGGGGCCCGCCGCCCCCCAGCGAGGACGAGTTCCACGACGCCGTGTCCG AATCTGACTCGGAGGCGTCTCTGAGCGGCTTTGAGACGGTGGCCAGTCGGTCCTGTGAGGACGAGGACGTCATGTCGTCGAGCAGCCCCCCCGGGGTGTCGGGGGAGGATCGCCGTGGCGACGAGGAAGAGTCTCAACCCAATGGCACCGTGAAGCACAG GACCAGCTTACCTGCACCGATGTTTTCGAGGAACGACTTCAGCATCTGGAGCATCCTGAGGAACTGCATCGGGATG GAACTCTCCAAGATCACCATGCCGGTGATTTTCAACGAGCCGCTGAGCTTCCTGCAGCGGCTGACGGAGTACATGGAGCACACGTACCTCCTCCAGCGGGCCAACGCCTGCCCCGACTCCACCCAGAGGATGAAG TGTGTTGCTGCGTTCGCGGTCTCCGCTGTGGCGTCCCAGTGGGAGCGGACTGGGAAGCCCTTCAACCCTCTGCTGGGAGAAACCTACGAGCTGGTCAG GGAGGACCTGGGCTTCAGGCTCCTCTCGGAGCAGGTGAGCCACCACCCTCCGGTCAGCGCCTTCCACGCTGAGGGCCTCCAGCAGGACTTTGTGTTCCACGGCTCCATCTACCCCAAACTCAAGTTCTGGGGCAAGAGCGTGGAGGCGGAGCCTAAAGGCCTCATCACGCTGGAGCTGCCCAA GCACAACGAAGCGTACACGTGGACCAACCCGACGTGCTGCGTGCACAACATCATCGTGGGGCAGCTGTGGATCGAGCAGTACGGCACCATGGAGCTGCTCAACCACAG AACCGGAGAGAAGTGCTGCCTGAATTTCAAACCATGCGGCCTTTTTGGCAAAGAGCTGCACAAGGTCGAAGGTCACATTCTGGACAAAAG caggAAGAAGCTGTGCGCTCTCTACGGGAAGTGGACGGAGTGCCTCTACGCGGTCGAGCCCGCCGCCTTCGAGGCGCACAAGAAGAGCGACAAGAAGGCGACCGCGCAGAAGAAAGGCGGGAAAGCA GGCAGCAGTGACGCTCTTGAGGAGGTTCCCTCCCCGGCTGCAGACACCGTGGAGATGATTCCTGGCAGTCAGCTGCTGTGGAGAATCGCACCCAGACCGGCCAACTCCACCCAG ATGTACAGCTTCACCTCCTTTGCGATGCAACTCAACGAGCTGCACACAGAGATGGAGGCCTCGCTCCCCCGGACCGACTGCAGGCTGAGGCCGGACATCCGGGCCATGGAGAACGGAGACATCG ACGTCGCcagcgaggagaagaagagactcGAGGAAAAGCAGAGAGCGACTCGCAAGGACCGCTCCAAGTGTGACGAGGAGTGGAAGACGAG GTGGTTTCAGCAGGGTCCGAACCCCCACACAGACTCCCAGGACTGGCTCTTCTGCAGCGCGTACTGGGACAGGAAGTACAGCCAGCTGCCCGACATCTACTAG
- the osbpl1a gene encoding oxysterol-binding protein-related protein 1 isoform X3 — MRPHGGARPRESPDHRGSAPLGTGTVEAGSMEEPEEQFLQFARNGDLPGLQRLLLSTMREETHIDINCRGKRKSNLGWTPLHLASYFGHKDVVEELLKVGADVNLPNNVGDTALHKAAFTGRKEVVMLLLHYGACAAVINGTAQIPKDVTQSAEIRGMLGAAQRTEERKQEEELLEAAREGDLSTLTRLLSRKKSPDINCTDLLGNTPLHSAAYRGQRPCVLKLLRGGASANVENNKGQTALDLASSAAIKLVLEGTAHRGGTRHVKKHQGLLWKSSRFFGWRSYWVVLQDGVMSWYSKQSDAASNVSRQGCKSLTRSQCLVRDKDSCFFTLKCFDDSLHHFKVSPKSDPEATAKAWLQAVEEHSAYSTHYCSQEQGSEEEEHEEEAKSLGELTESLQAAEAHQEELEEEVEALVSMLRDGGLAESFPSTVTQKLQEIRVLSGETSACLRVCLGFLSRQEVVRSLRLEQQVEKNRILSEALQTLATEHHQLEQSVVGGPPPPSEDEFHDAVSESDSEASLSGFETVASRSCEDEDVMSSSSPPGVSGEDRRGDEEESQPNGTVKHRTSLPAPMFSRNDFSIWSILRNCIGMELSKITMPVIFNEPLSFLQRLTEYMEHTYLLQRANACPDSTQRMKCVAAFAVSAVASQWERTGKPFNPLLGETYELVREDLGFRLLSEQVSHHPPVSAFHAEGLQQDFVFHGSIYPKLKFWGKSVEAEPKGLITLELPKHNEAYTWTNPTCCVHNIIVGQLWIEQYGTMELLNHRTGEKCCLNFKPCGLFGKELHKVEGHILDKSRKKLCALYGKWTECLYAVEPAAFEAHKKSDKKATAQKKGGKAGSSDALEEVPSPAADTVEMIPGSQLLWRIAPRPANSTQMYSFTSFAMQLNELHTEMEASLPRTDCRLRPDIRAMENGDIDVASEEKKRLEEKQRATRKDRSKCDEEWKTRSPALGPRWFQQGPNPHTDSQDWLFCSAYWDRKYSQLPDIY; from the exons ATGCGACCCCACGGGGGGGCCCGGCCCCGAGAGAGCCCCGACCACCGCGGATCTGCTCCCCTTGGGACCGGAACAGTGGAAGCA GGGTCCatggaggagccggaggagcagTTCCTCCAGTTCGCCCGAAACGGGGACCTGCCGGGGCTTCAGAGGCTGCTCCTGTCCACCATGAGGGAGGAGACGCACATCGACATCAACTGCAGAG GGAAGAGGAAGTCTAATCTGGGATGGACGCCTCTTCACTTGGCCTCGTACTTTGGACACAaagacgtggtggaggagttacTTAAG GTTGGTGCAGACGTTAACCTGCCCAACAACGTCGGAGACACGGCGCTGCACAAAGCCGCCTTCACTGGGAGAAAG GAGGttgtcatgctgctgctgcactacGGCGCATGCGCCGCTGTCATCAACGGGACGGCACAGATTCCCAAAGATGTCACTCAAAGTGCAGAGATCAGAGGCATGTTGGGAG CCGCCCAGAgaacggaggagaggaaacaggaggaggaactgCTGGAAGCTGCTCGAGAAGGAGACCTGTCCACTTTAACTCGGCTG CTCAGCAGGAAGAAGAGTCCAGACATCAACTGCACGGACCTGCTGGGAAACACGCCGCTGCACTCGGCGGCCTATCGGGGCCAGAGGCCGTGCGTCCTGAAGCTGCTGAGGGGCGGAGCCAGCGCCAACGTGGAGAACAACAAAG GCCAGACGGCCTTGGACCTGGCGAGCAGTGCGGCGATCAAGCTGGTCCTCGAAGGCACCGCTCACAGA GGTGGGACCCGGCACGTGAAGAAGCACCAGGGCCTCCTCTGGAAG AGCTCCAGGTTCTTCGGCTGGCGCTCCTACTGGGTCGTCCTCCAGGACGGGGTCATGTCCTGGTACTCCAAACA GTCGGATGCAGCGTCCAACGTGAGCAGACAGGGCTGCAAGTCTCTGACGCGCTCTCAGTGTTTG GTCCGAGACAAAGACAGCTGCTTTTTCACCCTCAAGTGCTTCGATGACAGCTTGCATCACTTCAAAGTGTCGCCTAAGAGCGACCCGGAGGCGACGGCCAAA GCCTGGCTGCAGGCGGTGGAGGAGCACTCCGCTTACAGCACCCACTACTGCTCCCAGGAGCaaggcagcgaggaggaggagcacgaggaggaggCCAAGTCCCTCGGGGAGCTGACGGAGTCGCTGCAG GCGGCGGAGGCCcaccaggaggagctggaggaggaggtggaagcgCTGGTCTCCATGCTGAGGGACGGCGGACTGGCTGAGA GTTTTCCGTCCACTGTGACGCAGAAATTACAAGAGATCCGTGTGCTGTCTGGCGAGACGAGCGCGTGTCTCCGTGTCTGTCTTGGCTTCCTgtccagacaggaagtg GTGCGCAGCCTGCGActggagcagcaggtggagaagAACCGGATCCTGTCGGAGGCGCTGCAGACTTTGGCCACAGAGCACCACCAGCTGGAGCAGTCGGTGGTCGGGGGCCCGCCGCCCCCCAGCGAGGACGAGTTCCACGACGCCGTGTCCG AATCTGACTCGGAGGCGTCTCTGAGCGGCTTTGAGACGGTGGCCAGTCGGTCCTGTGAGGACGAGGACGTCATGTCGTCGAGCAGCCCCCCCGGGGTGTCGGGGGAGGATCGCCGTGGCGACGAGGAAGAGTCTCAACCCAATGGCACCGTGAAGCACAG GACCAGCTTACCTGCACCGATGTTTTCGAGGAACGACTTCAGCATCTGGAGCATCCTGAGGAACTGCATCGGGATG GAACTCTCCAAGATCACCATGCCGGTGATTTTCAACGAGCCGCTGAGCTTCCTGCAGCGGCTGACGGAGTACATGGAGCACACGTACCTCCTCCAGCGGGCCAACGCCTGCCCCGACTCCACCCAGAGGATGAAG TGTGTTGCTGCGTTCGCGGTCTCCGCTGTGGCGTCCCAGTGGGAGCGGACTGGGAAGCCCTTCAACCCTCTGCTGGGAGAAACCTACGAGCTGGTCAG GGAGGACCTGGGCTTCAGGCTCCTCTCGGAGCAGGTGAGCCACCACCCTCCGGTCAGCGCCTTCCACGCTGAGGGCCTCCAGCAGGACTTTGTGTTCCACGGCTCCATCTACCCCAAACTCAAGTTCTGGGGCAAGAGCGTGGAGGCGGAGCCTAAAGGCCTCATCACGCTGGAGCTGCCCAA GCACAACGAAGCGTACACGTGGACCAACCCGACGTGCTGCGTGCACAACATCATCGTGGGGCAGCTGTGGATCGAGCAGTACGGCACCATGGAGCTGCTCAACCACAG AACCGGAGAGAAGTGCTGCCTGAATTTCAAACCATGCGGCCTTTTTGGCAAAGAGCTGCACAAGGTCGAAGGTCACATTCTGGACAAAAG caggAAGAAGCTGTGCGCTCTCTACGGGAAGTGGACGGAGTGCCTCTACGCGGTCGAGCCCGCCGCCTTCGAGGCGCACAAGAAGAGCGACAAGAAGGCGACCGCGCAGAAGAAAGGCGGGAAAGCA GGCAGCAGTGACGCTCTTGAGGAGGTTCCCTCCCCGGCTGCAGACACCGTGGAGATGATTCCTGGCAGTCAGCTGCTGTGGAGAATCGCACCCAGACCGGCCAACTCCACCCAG ATGTACAGCTTCACCTCCTTTGCGATGCAACTCAACGAGCTGCACACAGAGATGGAGGCCTCGCTCCCCCGGACCGACTGCAGGCTGAGGCCGGACATCCGGGCCATGGAGAACGGAGACATCG ACGTCGCcagcgaggagaagaagagactcGAGGAAAAGCAGAGAGCGACTCGCAAGGACCGCTCCAAGTGTGACGAGGAGTGGAAGACGAG GAGTCCCGCCCTGGGCCCAAG GTGGTTTCAGCAGGGTCCGAACCCCCACACAGACTCCCAGGACTGGCTCTTCTGCAGCGCGTACTGGGACAGGAAGTACAGCCAGCTGCCCGACATCTACTAG
- the osbpl1a gene encoding oxysterol-binding protein-related protein 1 isoform X1, whose amino-acid sequence MRPHGGARPRESPDHRGSAPLGTGTVEAGSMEEPEEQFLQFARNGDLPGLQRLLLSTMREETHIDINCRGKRKSNLGWTPLHLASYFGHKDVVEELLKVGADVNLPNNVGDTALHKAAFTGRKEVVMLLLHYGACAAVINGTAQIPKDVTQSAEIRGMLGAAQRTEERKQEEELLEAAREGDLSTLTRLLSRKKSPDINCTDLLGNTPLHSAAYRGQRPCVLKLLRGGASANVENNKGQTALDLASSAAIKLVLEGTAHRGGTRHVKKHQGLLWKSSRFFGWRSYWVVLQDGVMSWYSKQSDAASNVSRQGCKSLTRSQCLVRDKDSCFFTLKCFDDSLHHFKVSPKSDPEATAKAWLQAVEEHSAYSTHYCSQEQGSEEEEHEEEAKSLGELTESLQAAEAHQEELEEEVEALVSMLRDGGLAESFPSTVTQKLQEIRVLSGETSACLRVCLGFLSRQEVVSSLLHGRLILSSGRRLCKDKSSSSYIQILIVTRVRSLRLEQQVEKNRILSEALQTLATEHHQLEQSVVGGPPPPSEDEFHDAVSESDSEASLSGFETVASRSCEDEDVMSSSSPPGVSGEDRRGDEEESQPNGTVKHRTSLPAPMFSRNDFSIWSILRNCIGMELSKITMPVIFNEPLSFLQRLTEYMEHTYLLQRANACPDSTQRMKCVAAFAVSAVASQWERTGKPFNPLLGETYELVREDLGFRLLSEQVSHHPPVSAFHAEGLQQDFVFHGSIYPKLKFWGKSVEAEPKGLITLELPKHNEAYTWTNPTCCVHNIIVGQLWIEQYGTMELLNHRTGEKCCLNFKPCGLFGKELHKVEGHILDKSRKKLCALYGKWTECLYAVEPAAFEAHKKSDKKATAQKKGGKAGSSDALEEVPSPAADTVEMIPGSQLLWRIAPRPANSTQMYSFTSFAMQLNELHTEMEASLPRTDCRLRPDIRAMENGDIDVASEEKKRLEEKQRATRKDRSKCDEEWKTRSPALGPRWFQQGPNPHTDSQDWLFCSAYWDRKYSQLPDIY is encoded by the exons ATGCGACCCCACGGGGGGGCCCGGCCCCGAGAGAGCCCCGACCACCGCGGATCTGCTCCCCTTGGGACCGGAACAGTGGAAGCA GGGTCCatggaggagccggaggagcagTTCCTCCAGTTCGCCCGAAACGGGGACCTGCCGGGGCTTCAGAGGCTGCTCCTGTCCACCATGAGGGAGGAGACGCACATCGACATCAACTGCAGAG GGAAGAGGAAGTCTAATCTGGGATGGACGCCTCTTCACTTGGCCTCGTACTTTGGACACAaagacgtggtggaggagttacTTAAG GTTGGTGCAGACGTTAACCTGCCCAACAACGTCGGAGACACGGCGCTGCACAAAGCCGCCTTCACTGGGAGAAAG GAGGttgtcatgctgctgctgcactacGGCGCATGCGCCGCTGTCATCAACGGGACGGCACAGATTCCCAAAGATGTCACTCAAAGTGCAGAGATCAGAGGCATGTTGGGAG CCGCCCAGAgaacggaggagaggaaacaggaggaggaactgCTGGAAGCTGCTCGAGAAGGAGACCTGTCCACTTTAACTCGGCTG CTCAGCAGGAAGAAGAGTCCAGACATCAACTGCACGGACCTGCTGGGAAACACGCCGCTGCACTCGGCGGCCTATCGGGGCCAGAGGCCGTGCGTCCTGAAGCTGCTGAGGGGCGGAGCCAGCGCCAACGTGGAGAACAACAAAG GCCAGACGGCCTTGGACCTGGCGAGCAGTGCGGCGATCAAGCTGGTCCTCGAAGGCACCGCTCACAGA GGTGGGACCCGGCACGTGAAGAAGCACCAGGGCCTCCTCTGGAAG AGCTCCAGGTTCTTCGGCTGGCGCTCCTACTGGGTCGTCCTCCAGGACGGGGTCATGTCCTGGTACTCCAAACA GTCGGATGCAGCGTCCAACGTGAGCAGACAGGGCTGCAAGTCTCTGACGCGCTCTCAGTGTTTG GTCCGAGACAAAGACAGCTGCTTTTTCACCCTCAAGTGCTTCGATGACAGCTTGCATCACTTCAAAGTGTCGCCTAAGAGCGACCCGGAGGCGACGGCCAAA GCCTGGCTGCAGGCGGTGGAGGAGCACTCCGCTTACAGCACCCACTACTGCTCCCAGGAGCaaggcagcgaggaggaggagcacgaggaggaggCCAAGTCCCTCGGGGAGCTGACGGAGTCGCTGCAG GCGGCGGAGGCCcaccaggaggagctggaggaggaggtggaagcgCTGGTCTCCATGCTGAGGGACGGCGGACTGGCTGAGA GTTTTCCGTCCACTGTGACGCAGAAATTACAAGAGATCCGTGTGCTGTCTGGCGAGACGAGCGCGTGTCTCCGTGTCTGTCTTGGCTTCCTgtccagacaggaagtggtgagCAGTCTTCTTCATGGTCGGTTGATTTTGTCCTCAGGACGTCGTCTCTGCAAAGACAAGTCGAGCTCTTCATACATACAAATACTTATTGTGACACGA GTGCGCAGCCTGCGActggagcagcaggtggagaagAACCGGATCCTGTCGGAGGCGCTGCAGACTTTGGCCACAGAGCACCACCAGCTGGAGCAGTCGGTGGTCGGGGGCCCGCCGCCCCCCAGCGAGGACGAGTTCCACGACGCCGTGTCCG AATCTGACTCGGAGGCGTCTCTGAGCGGCTTTGAGACGGTGGCCAGTCGGTCCTGTGAGGACGAGGACGTCATGTCGTCGAGCAGCCCCCCCGGGGTGTCGGGGGAGGATCGCCGTGGCGACGAGGAAGAGTCTCAACCCAATGGCACCGTGAAGCACAG GACCAGCTTACCTGCACCGATGTTTTCGAGGAACGACTTCAGCATCTGGAGCATCCTGAGGAACTGCATCGGGATG GAACTCTCCAAGATCACCATGCCGGTGATTTTCAACGAGCCGCTGAGCTTCCTGCAGCGGCTGACGGAGTACATGGAGCACACGTACCTCCTCCAGCGGGCCAACGCCTGCCCCGACTCCACCCAGAGGATGAAG TGTGTTGCTGCGTTCGCGGTCTCCGCTGTGGCGTCCCAGTGGGAGCGGACTGGGAAGCCCTTCAACCCTCTGCTGGGAGAAACCTACGAGCTGGTCAG GGAGGACCTGGGCTTCAGGCTCCTCTCGGAGCAGGTGAGCCACCACCCTCCGGTCAGCGCCTTCCACGCTGAGGGCCTCCAGCAGGACTTTGTGTTCCACGGCTCCATCTACCCCAAACTCAAGTTCTGGGGCAAGAGCGTGGAGGCGGAGCCTAAAGGCCTCATCACGCTGGAGCTGCCCAA GCACAACGAAGCGTACACGTGGACCAACCCGACGTGCTGCGTGCACAACATCATCGTGGGGCAGCTGTGGATCGAGCAGTACGGCACCATGGAGCTGCTCAACCACAG AACCGGAGAGAAGTGCTGCCTGAATTTCAAACCATGCGGCCTTTTTGGCAAAGAGCTGCACAAGGTCGAAGGTCACATTCTGGACAAAAG caggAAGAAGCTGTGCGCTCTCTACGGGAAGTGGACGGAGTGCCTCTACGCGGTCGAGCCCGCCGCCTTCGAGGCGCACAAGAAGAGCGACAAGAAGGCGACCGCGCAGAAGAAAGGCGGGAAAGCA GGCAGCAGTGACGCTCTTGAGGAGGTTCCCTCCCCGGCTGCAGACACCGTGGAGATGATTCCTGGCAGTCAGCTGCTGTGGAGAATCGCACCCAGACCGGCCAACTCCACCCAG ATGTACAGCTTCACCTCCTTTGCGATGCAACTCAACGAGCTGCACACAGAGATGGAGGCCTCGCTCCCCCGGACCGACTGCAGGCTGAGGCCGGACATCCGGGCCATGGAGAACGGAGACATCG ACGTCGCcagcgaggagaagaagagactcGAGGAAAAGCAGAGAGCGACTCGCAAGGACCGCTCCAAGTGTGACGAGGAGTGGAAGACGAG GAGTCCCGCCCTGGGCCCAAG GTGGTTTCAGCAGGGTCCGAACCCCCACACAGACTCCCAGGACTGGCTCTTCTGCAGCGCGTACTGGGACAGGAAGTACAGCCAGCTGCCCGACATCTACTAG